The Cohnella abietis genome has a segment encoding these proteins:
- a CDS encoding vWA domain-containing protein: protein MAKKSKFFLLTGGLVLLVFAIVYVGVNLTTNLGKTKNQVNSEDAGKRLNKLYSNISVRQDTPIKGQIDLDPVDVANSLPDISKFPITVDNTTNNFVEIFSSIEKAGTGVDGWLTEVATEFNKANIVVDGKPVSVKLRNIASGTAADYIKSGKYVPDAYTPSNELWGEMVKASGVKTQLVTNRLVGNVPGIVISKAKYDVLVDKYGSVNVKTITEAISNNEFSMGYTDPFASSTGLNFLVTALNTFDSSNILGEKAVQGFEKFQANVPFIASTTIQMRDAAKSGMLDGFVLEYQTYFNAADLKSGYVFTPFGVRHDSPLYALGDVSQAKLDIIKKFAEFVAQEKYQKLGLKKGFNNLEEYKSELTTVDGNLLSSAQKIWKEKKNGNRPIAAVFVTDVSGSMGGEPLNRLKESLLKGQKYLGKDNSIGLVSYSSDVTINLPIGKYDTNHQSMFVGAVNSLQAGGGTATFDGIVVALKMLQDELVANPNIKPVIFVLSDGETNEGYELKDIKSLIETYKTPIYTIGYNANIKALQSISSINEAASINADTDDVVYKIGNLFNAQM from the coding sequence ATGGCAAAGAAAAGTAAATTTTTCCTACTAACAGGTGGTCTCGTTCTTCTAGTATTCGCTATTGTATACGTGGGGGTCAATCTAACTACCAATTTGGGGAAAACAAAAAATCAAGTAAACTCGGAAGACGCAGGTAAGCGATTAAACAAGCTATACTCCAATATTTCAGTAAGGCAGGACACACCAATTAAGGGTCAGATAGACCTTGATCCTGTTGATGTAGCGAATTCGTTGCCAGATATATCTAAGTTCCCAATAACTGTTGATAACACGACCAATAATTTTGTAGAAATCTTTTCTTCTATCGAAAAAGCAGGGACTGGTGTTGACGGTTGGTTGACGGAAGTAGCAACGGAGTTTAACAAGGCCAATATTGTTGTGGATGGAAAACCTGTTTCTGTTAAGCTTCGTAATATTGCTTCAGGTACAGCCGCTGATTATATTAAATCGGGTAAGTATGTGCCAGACGCTTACACGCCTTCAAATGAATTATGGGGTGAAATGGTTAAAGCAAGTGGGGTGAAGACTCAGCTTGTTACTAATCGTCTCGTCGGAAATGTACCCGGAATTGTTATATCCAAAGCGAAATACGATGTTTTAGTGGATAAATACGGATCGGTAAATGTCAAAACCATTACGGAAGCCATATCTAATAATGAGTTTTCTATGGGATATACAGATCCCTTTGCCAGCTCTACGGGCTTAAATTTTCTCGTAACAGCTCTTAATACTTTTGACAGCTCTAATATTTTGGGAGAGAAAGCTGTTCAGGGGTTTGAAAAGTTTCAAGCCAATGTCCCTTTTATTGCGTCTACAACGATACAAATGCGTGATGCGGCTAAATCGGGCATGCTAGACGGATTTGTTTTGGAATATCAAACTTATTTCAATGCGGCGGATTTGAAGAGTGGTTATGTTTTCACCCCTTTTGGTGTGAGGCATGATAGCCCGTTGTACGCTTTAGGTGATGTATCTCAAGCAAAGCTAGATATCATTAAGAAGTTTGCAGAATTTGTTGCTCAAGAAAAGTATCAAAAATTAGGGCTAAAAAAAGGCTTCAATAACCTTGAGGAATACAAGTCGGAGCTGACTACAGTAGACGGTAACCTTTTATCTTCAGCGCAGAAGATTTGGAAAGAAAAGAAAAATGGAAATAGACCTATTGCTGCTGTGTTTGTAACGGATGTATCCGGTAGCATGGGTGGTGAACCTTTGAACCGTTTGAAGGAGTCACTGTTAAAAGGTCAAAAGTATTTAGGCAAGGACAATAGTATCGGTCTTGTTTCGTATTCTAGTGATGTCACGATTAATTTGCCTATTGGGAAATACGACACTAATCACCAGTCCATGTTCGTTGGTGCAGTGAACAGCCTTCAAGCTGGTGGCGGTACGGCTACCTTTGATGGAATTGTTGTAGCATTGAAAATGCTTCAAGATGAGTTAGTTGCTAATCCCAATATTAAACCAGTCATCTTCGTCTTGAGCGATGGTGAAACGAATGAGGGCTACGAGCTTAAGGACATTAAGAGCTTAATTGAGACCTACAAAACTCCAATCTACACTATCGGATATAATGCCAACATTAAAGCACTTCAAAGTATTTCGAGTATTAACGAGGCAGCTAGTATTAATGCAGATACAGATGATGTTGTCTATAAGATTGGAAACTTGTTTAATGCTCAAATGTAA
- a CDS encoding toxic anion resistance protein: MSFSMEVASPEEIKVAIEEEVKPVPEEVAKLKEVAESNVATIMGLDVESLEKRKEILQSIDTFGLNTMKSSSDKNTLLQVSVGNLSKTGDEGGQVAKGLAALHTQLKDLDPSVIDFAKTGLLGKLFNPLRAYFLRYQKADGVIADIVVSLDKGKLTLKNDNTTLEIEQQTLRDLTKKLQKEIQLGALMDESIESQIEAAKQRNESPDKIRFITEEVLFPLRQRVMDLQQMLVVNQQGIMAIEVVIRNNKELIRGVDRAKNVTISALKISVTVASALYNQKIVLKKIELLNQTTNDLIASTSRMLKNQGAEIHKQSLQATVSVETLKQAFTDVLSALDSISTYKQEALPKMRDTIIQFREMADNGEKQIQRLERGHKLGL; the protein is encoded by the coding sequence ATGTCATTTTCGATGGAAGTAGCAAGTCCAGAAGAGATAAAGGTAGCCATTGAGGAAGAGGTAAAGCCTGTACCCGAGGAGGTTGCCAAGCTTAAAGAGGTAGCGGAATCGAATGTAGCCACGATCATGGGGCTAGATGTTGAATCACTCGAGAAGCGGAAAGAAATACTACAATCGATTGACACGTTCGGCCTAAATACAATGAAATCATCCTCTGATAAAAATACATTGCTTCAAGTGTCCGTAGGCAACCTCTCCAAAACGGGAGATGAGGGCGGTCAGGTAGCTAAGGGCCTTGCTGCTCTGCATACGCAGCTCAAGGATTTGGATCCGAGTGTAATAGATTTTGCTAAGACCGGTTTGCTTGGCAAGCTGTTTAATCCACTTCGTGCTTACTTCCTTAGGTATCAAAAAGCCGATGGAGTCATTGCAGATATTGTTGTCTCTTTGGATAAAGGTAAATTGACTCTTAAGAACGATAATACCACTCTGGAGATCGAGCAACAGACGCTTCGTGACTTGACCAAAAAGCTTCAAAAGGAAATTCAGCTTGGGGCATTAATGGATGAGTCAATCGAATCACAGATTGAAGCTGCCAAACAACGTAATGAAAGTCCTGATAAGATCAGGTTCATTACCGAAGAAGTACTGTTCCCTCTGCGCCAGCGGGTTATGGACCTGCAGCAGATGCTCGTAGTCAACCAACAGGGGATTATGGCCATTGAAGTGGTCATTAGGAACAATAAAGAGCTGATTCGCGGAGTAGACAGAGCTAAGAATGTTACGATATCGGCATTGAAGATTTCCGTTACTGTAGCTAGTGCTCTCTACAATCAGAAGATTGTATTGAAAAAGATTGAGCTTCTCAATCAAACCACGAATGATCTGATCGCCAGCACTTCTAGAATGCTGAAAAATCAAGGCGCAGAGATTCATAAGCAATCACTTCAAGCGACTGTCTCGGTAGAGACATTGAAACAAGCCTTTACAGATGTGCTGTCTGCCTTGGATTCTATTAGCACCTACAAGCAGGAAGCCCTGCCTAAAATGCGTGATACAATCATTCAGTTCCGCGAAATGGCTGATAATGGCGAGAAGCAGATTCAACGTCTAGAAAGAGGACATAAGCTGGGTCTGTAA
- a CDS encoding DHA2 family efflux MFS transporter permease subunit: MSSNSAFDIGSIKKGPLLFVMILGAFIAVLNQTIMSVALPELMVDFSIAASTAQWLTTGYMLVNGVLIPITAFLMQRFTTRELFQSAMILFLGGTIVSAVASNFDILLVGRLIQAAGAGIIMPLLMTVILTVFPADKRGAAMGMVGFAIIFAPAIGPTIAGYVIEHYSWRTLFYGMIPFAILVIAVAFFYLKNVSERSYPKLDIWGVILSTIGFGALLYGFSSAGSKGWSSWEVIISLAVGVVSLILFVWRQLISKDPLLDLRAFKYSMFSLTTVINIAVTMVMYADMMLLPLYLQSARGYTALESGLLMLPGALLMGFMMPITGKLFDRFGAKWLSIIGMIITIVTTIGFVNLTDSTSYTYLLLMSTGRRFGMAMFLMPITTAGLNQLPKRLYAHGTAISNTIKQVAGGIGTSLLVTIMMTSTKNHLQDMMASGGDSSKEHMMMEASIQGINDAYLVIIGIGVVGLLLSIFIKRTGQVEEDEETGVTLNKTKARQS, from the coding sequence ATGAGTAGCAATTCAGCATTTGACATCGGATCTATTAAGAAAGGCCCCCTGTTGTTTGTAATGATTCTAGGGGCGTTCATCGCCGTTCTGAATCAAACCATTATGAGCGTTGCGCTGCCAGAGCTAATGGTCGACTTTAGCATTGCAGCATCAACGGCACAATGGCTAACAACCGGCTATATGCTGGTTAATGGGGTACTTATTCCGATAACTGCATTTCTAATGCAACGGTTTACTACACGTGAGCTGTTCCAGAGCGCCATGATTTTATTTCTCGGAGGAACAATTGTTTCGGCAGTTGCCTCCAATTTCGACATTTTGCTAGTTGGTCGTTTGATTCAAGCAGCCGGTGCTGGTATTATCATGCCGCTACTGATGACTGTCATTCTAACCGTCTTTCCTGCAGATAAGCGGGGAGCCGCTATGGGAATGGTCGGTTTCGCCATTATTTTCGCCCCTGCTATCGGGCCTACAATCGCGGGTTATGTCATTGAGCATTATTCCTGGCGCACTCTGTTCTATGGAATGATTCCGTTTGCCATTCTTGTTATTGCTGTCGCCTTTTTCTATCTGAAAAATGTTTCGGAACGAAGCTATCCCAAGCTTGATATCTGGGGTGTCATTCTCTCAACAATCGGGTTTGGAGCTTTGCTTTATGGCTTCAGTAGTGCAGGAAGCAAGGGATGGTCAAGCTGGGAAGTCATTATATCTCTCGCTGTAGGTGTTGTCTCCCTCATTTTGTTTGTCTGGCGACAACTCATTTCCAAAGATCCACTTCTTGATCTCAGAGCGTTCAAGTACAGCATGTTCTCCCTGACGACTGTAATCAATATTGCGGTTACGATGGTTATGTATGCAGATATGATGCTGCTTCCACTGTACCTGCAAAGCGCACGTGGATACACAGCTCTGGAATCTGGACTATTGATGCTCCCTGGCGCGCTTCTGATGGGGTTCATGATGCCGATAACAGGAAAACTGTTCGATCGGTTTGGAGCAAAATGGCTGTCCATTATCGGGATGATTATTACAATTGTGACTACAATTGGCTTCGTTAATCTAACTGATTCTACTAGCTATACTTATTTACTTCTCATGTCCACAGGACGGCGCTTCGGGATGGCAATGTTCCTGATGCCGATCACTACGGCGGGTCTGAACCAACTGCCTAAGAGACTGTATGCGCATGGTACAGCCATTTCCAACACTATCAAGCAGGTTGCAGGTGGAATTGGTACCTCTCTACTTGTTACGATTATGATGACCAGCACCAAAAATCATCTTCAAGATATGATGGCATCAGGCGGGGATTCTTCCAAGGAGCATATGATGATGGAGGCGTCTATTCAGGGTATTAATGATGCGTACCTTGTCATTATCGGGATTGGAGTTGTCGGACTGCTGCTTTCTATCTTCATTAAACGTACGGGGCAGGTTGAGGAAGACGAAGAAACCGGAGTAACCCTAAACAAAACAAAGGCTCGGCAATCGTAG
- a CDS encoding TetR/AcrR family transcriptional regulator: MPTKTPRTDPRVLRTRQLIRDAFIQLLQEIELEKITVNRITERATINRVTFYLHYRDIPDMLEKMADEMINDIRTIYHSIPNQSSSTDLDWSRLVKLLEYIAENANFYKTLLSSKRIPVFTERLQKLMVEVITGRVESREKSASSLAASIPQDIIIWYGSSAFIGTIIFWLRNDMPYTPVYLAKQLSLLATFKLKNLQLLE; encoded by the coding sequence ATGCCAACAAAAACACCACGTACGGATCCGCGTGTGCTACGCACGCGGCAGTTGATTCGAGATGCATTTATCCAGCTTCTTCAGGAGATTGAGCTTGAGAAAATAACTGTAAATCGAATTACAGAGCGGGCTACCATTAACCGTGTCACTTTCTATCTTCATTACAGGGACATTCCGGACATGCTGGAGAAGATGGCAGATGAAATGATTAATGACATTCGAACTATCTATCACAGTATTCCGAATCAATCTAGCTCTACAGATCTCGATTGGTCCAGACTGGTCAAATTACTTGAGTATATTGCAGAAAATGCGAATTTTTATAAGACGCTGCTCTCTTCCAAACGTATACCGGTCTTTACCGAACGTCTTCAGAAGCTAATGGTTGAAGTGATTACTGGTAGAGTCGAGAGTCGAGAAAAATCCGCCTCTTCTTTAGCGGCAAGCATTCCGCAAGATATCATAATCTGGTACGGCTCCTCGGCCTTCATCGGTACAATTATTTTTTGGCTTCGCAATGACATGCCCTACACGCCGGTTTATCTCGCCAAACAGCTTTCTCTACTGGCTACGTTTAAGCTTAAGAACTTACAACTACTGGAGTGA
- a CDS encoding toxin-antitoxin system TumE family protein, translating to MIGRPRSNLELIKRELGHGLLGDIHLSDRSGQHSTIYSLRATIPFLDGSLLYITEYTNKSGIINKYYYDWEDANGYIKAQYHSEPHELDKRYQTATEPYHVHPPKNSILSNMDRFPNYAHKDLYSIVEGIIIFSIIPSRSAIE from the coding sequence GTGATCGGTAGACCACGTAGTAATCTTGAGCTAATTAAACGAGAGCTTGGCCACGGGTTATTGGGGGATATCCACTTAAGCGACCGTTCTGGTCAGCATTCAACTATTTATTCACTTAGAGCTACAATCCCATTCCTCGATGGTTCACTCTTATACATAACCGAATATACAAACAAATCCGGTATAATCAATAAATATTATTATGATTGGGAAGATGCAAACGGCTACATAAAAGCCCAATACCACAGCGAGCCCCATGAATTAGACAAACGATATCAGACTGCAACCGAGCCCTATCATGTGCATCCGCCTAAAAATTCTATTCTATCCAACATGGATCGCTTCCCAAATTATGCTCACAAAGATTTATATTCTATAGTTGAAGGAATCATTATTTTCTCAATTATTCCCTCACGTTCTGCAATAGAGTAA
- a CDS encoding TetR/AcrR family transcriptional regulator, which produces MKQDDKIEGTTKDRIVDISKALFAQKGYAATSIQDICDAVQCSKGAIYHHFKNKEELFVYLTEQAFTTSWDQWVSLAAKYTTMIEKLYAFADYFVDTMHRPLSKAAEEFLKNAANEATQQKFITIISEYMNNFEEFIKEGITSGEFKQEDPKELAFIILSFYSGLGDSNAFLSKEAMKPLFHKATTLLLDGIRP; this is translated from the coding sequence GTGAAACAGGATGACAAGATAGAAGGGACTACAAAGGATAGGATTGTAGACATTTCCAAAGCTCTGTTCGCACAAAAGGGCTATGCGGCAACCTCGATCCAAGATATTTGCGATGCGGTGCAATGCAGTAAGGGAGCTATTTATCATCATTTTAAGAATAAGGAAGAGCTCTTTGTATACTTAACGGAACAGGCATTTACAACGTCATGGGATCAGTGGGTTTCATTGGCTGCGAAGTATACAACTATGATTGAGAAGCTTTACGCATTTGCTGATTATTTTGTAGATACTATGCATAGACCGCTGTCGAAGGCTGCGGAGGAATTTTTGAAAAATGCCGCTAATGAAGCAACCCAGCAGAAATTCATCACAATTATTAGCGAGTACATGAATAATTTCGAAGAGTTTATTAAGGAAGGCATTACCTCAGGTGAATTTAAGCAAGAGGACCCTAAGGAGCTCGCATTCATCATATTAAGCTTCTACTCGGGCCTGGGTGATAGCAATGCTTTCCTGAGTAAAGAAGCTATGAAGCCTCTATTCCATAAAGCAACAACGCTTCTACTAGATGGTATTAGACCATAG
- a CDS encoding glycosyltransferase, protein MFIGVNEQAHVDLTVIIPAHNEEKYIQRCLDSIQKAAASFQGTVEVIVVLNRCTDKTQQIAESYHCVTITEDSKNLSIIRNTGVRAARGEIIVTIDADSWMGDNMLLEIDRLLKTGTYIGGGAGNMKFERVSLGIIASALVILLPLMLKYGNIAVGMFWCYKKDFEAIHGFDESMLMTEDADFAKRLKQWGKKQGKMFGAIKKAALFTSTRKFDTLGDWAIFRNPKIIVGYWTGGKNRKAADLAYYEDQKR, encoded by the coding sequence ATGTTTATTGGGGTTAATGAGCAAGCTCATGTGGATTTGACTGTTATTATTCCGGCTCATAATGAAGAGAAATATATTCAAAGATGTCTAGATTCCATTCAGAAAGCAGCTGCTTCTTTCCAAGGCACTGTTGAAGTCATTGTCGTTCTCAATCGTTGTACGGATAAGACCCAGCAGATTGCCGAGTCATACCATTGTGTAACGATTACGGAAGATAGTAAGAACTTGTCCATAATCCGAAACACAGGGGTACGTGCAGCAAGAGGAGAGATCATTGTCACCATTGATGCCGATAGCTGGATGGGAGATAATATGCTGCTGGAGATTGACCGCCTCTTAAAGACAGGTACATATATTGGCGGTGGGGCAGGCAATATGAAATTTGAACGGGTCTCTCTGGGTATTATTGCTTCGGCACTCGTTATCTTGCTCCCACTTATGCTCAAATACGGTAACATTGCCGTTGGGATGTTCTGGTGTTATAAAAAGGATTTCGAAGCCATCCACGGGTTTGATGAGAGCATGCTTATGACAGAGGACGCGGATTTCGCGAAGCGCTTGAAGCAGTGGGGGAAGAAGCAGGGGAAAATGTTCGGGGCAATCAAGAAAGCAGCTTTGTTTACTTCAACCAGGAAGTTCGACACGTTGGGTGACTGGGCAATATTTAGAAATCCCAAAATTATAGTGGGCTACTGGACTGGCGGGAAAAATCGAAAAGCCGCAGATCTCGCTTACTATGAGGATCAAAAAAGATAA
- a CDS encoding family 43 glycosylhydrolase, whose translation MSTKVTSMNPLITTIFTADPSAHVWEDGKVYIYASHDMDPARGCDLMDRYHVFSSEDMVNWVDEGEILRSDDVAWGRPEGGFMWAPDCAYKNGTYYFYYPHPSGSSWNDTWKMGVATSDSPASGFTDRGYIPGLGGFAMIDPCVLVDEDERAYMYYGGGSKCAGGELNDDMISIKGEMREMEGLEDFHEAAWVFKRAGIYYLTYADNLDNHNRMRYATSENPLGPWTYRGIFLEPTGCSTTHGSVTEYKGQWYLFYHNQDISGQGNLRSVCIDYLHFNEDGTIQTVVQTKEGVRSVGAAPTPNPLETTYSAENSTVGGGAKVSTNEQGEGFIHDLHLAGSYSQFDHVDGANGGRATINIAYATDERLAKLHLMVNDIDWSLLNALSTGGPAEFTGIASITVSLQPGNNNSIRLSGGRGGISVASITVTPFLD comes from the coding sequence ATGAGCACTAAGGTAACATCCATGAACCCTTTAATTACAACGATATTTACAGCCGACCCCTCAGCTCATGTCTGGGAGGACGGTAAGGTTTATATTTATGCTTCACATGATATGGACCCGGCTAGAGGCTGCGATCTAATGGATAGATATCATGTCTTCTCATCGGAGGACATGGTGAACTGGGTGGACGAGGGTGAAATTCTCCGCTCGGACGATGTGGCTTGGGGTAGACCGGAGGGTGGCTTCATGTGGGCGCCCGACTGTGCGTATAAGAATGGGACTTACTATTTCTATTACCCGCATCCTAGCGGTTCAAGCTGGAACGACACTTGGAAAATGGGGGTAGCGACAAGCGATAGCCCGGCTAGTGGCTTTACCGATCGGGGCTACATCCCGGGGCTTGGCGGATTTGCCATGATTGATCCGTGCGTGCTAGTGGATGAGGATGAGCGAGCGTATATGTATTATGGTGGCGGCAGTAAGTGCGCAGGTGGAGAGCTTAACGATGATATGATTTCCATTAAGGGCGAGATGCGTGAGATGGAAGGGCTAGAGGATTTTCATGAAGCGGCATGGGTTTTTAAGAGAGCTGGCATCTATTATTTGACCTATGCAGATAATCTAGATAATCATAACCGTATGAGGTATGCGACAAGTGAGAATCCGCTTGGACCGTGGACATATAGGGGGATCTTCCTAGAACCGACAGGCTGTTCCACTACCCATGGCTCTGTGACGGAATATAAGGGACAATGGTATCTGTTCTATCATAATCAGGACATTTCGGGCCAAGGCAACTTAAGAAGCGTATGTATCGATTATTTACATTTTAACGAAGATGGAACAATCCAAACGGTCGTACAGACCAAGGAAGGCGTCAGATCGGTTGGGGCTGCTCCTACTCCAAATCCATTGGAAACAACCTATTCCGCTGAAAATAGTACTGTAGGCGGAGGAGCGAAAGTCTCAACTAATGAGCAGGGGGAAGGTTTTATCCACGATTTGCATCTCGCAGGCTCTTATAGTCAATTCGATCATGTCGATGGTGCTAATGGCGGCCGAGCGACGATTAACATTGCTTACGCAACAGATGAGCGTCTAGCTAAATTGCACCTCATGGTCAATGATATAGACTGGTCCTTACTCAACGCTCTTTCAACCGGTGGTCCAGCTGAATTTACCGGCATTGCAAGTATTACGGTTTCGTTGCAGCCCGGCAATAATAATAGTATTAGACTTTCAGGTGGTAGGGGCGGAATTAGTGTTGCAAGCATTACCGTCACCCCATTTCTGGATTAA
- a CDS encoding MFS transporter has protein sequence MKTLASYYFFFYLGMSVLMPYTSLYFSDRGFTLTQVGLILSLWALVSIVAQPVMGMINDRINNPRKILMICAIAAPLLGMGFNMVESLFGILVLSLFFAWFQSSAGPIGDAMSVEIASKQGFTFGSVRLWGALSYAVGTFTTGILYDKFGYNNIFIYYLIVSLTICVVLLFLPATKVTRRKMTLFGQMGEVIRNKRFMIFVFTSMLVIMSATINLSFLPLYFKEMGFNKSWIGSAFAIAAIIEVPMFWVATKLSRKIGRYQLLCVAAAIYGIQYFTLFIFSDVYLTLGVQLMNGVAFAFIAGTAVEVVQSYATEGTSATLQTVHAAVTWGIGGIVGNAMGGMIVDHWGAPFLYFILFCLCATACVLYISTRHYQQTVGESSATNS, from the coding sequence TTGAAGACATTAGCTAGCTATTACTTTTTCTTTTATTTGGGCATGTCCGTACTTATGCCGTATACGAGTCTATATTTTAGCGATAGGGGCTTTACTCTCACGCAGGTTGGACTCATCTTATCCTTATGGGCTTTGGTAAGTATCGTTGCGCAACCTGTTATGGGGATGATCAATGATCGAATCAACAATCCGCGGAAAATATTGATGATATGCGCAATAGCGGCTCCTCTGCTTGGAATGGGATTTAATATGGTAGAGAGTTTGTTTGGAATTCTCGTTTTATCACTCTTTTTTGCATGGTTTCAGTCCTCTGCTGGACCCATTGGCGATGCGATGTCTGTGGAGATCGCTAGTAAACAAGGCTTCACCTTTGGTAGCGTGAGACTGTGGGGAGCGTTAAGCTATGCGGTGGGGACATTCACTACTGGCATTCTCTACGATAAATTCGGATATAACAATATATTTATATACTATTTAATCGTGAGTTTAACCATCTGCGTAGTACTTCTATTTCTGCCTGCAACCAAGGTTACTCGGAGAAAAATGACGTTATTCGGACAGATGGGGGAGGTTATTCGGAATAAACGCTTTATGATATTTGTTTTTACTAGCATGCTGGTAATAATGTCTGCGACGATTAACTTGAGTTTTTTGCCGCTGTACTTTAAGGAAATGGGCTTTAATAAAAGCTGGATCGGTAGCGCTTTTGCGATTGCTGCCATTATAGAGGTTCCAATGTTCTGGGTAGCAACTAAGCTTAGCCGGAAAATAGGCAGATATCAATTACTTTGCGTGGCTGCGGCGATTTATGGCATTCAGTACTTCACTCTGTTTATTTTCTCAGATGTCTATTTAACGCTTGGCGTTCAACTTATGAATGGGGTCGCATTTGCATTTATTGCAGGAACAGCTGTAGAAGTCGTACAAAGCTACGCGACCGAAGGAACGAGTGCAACATTGCAAACCGTACATGCTGCTGTAACGTGGGGGATTGGCGGGATCGTCGGCAATGCGATGGGTGGCATGATCGTAGATCACTGGGGTGCTCCCTTCCTCTATTTCATTCTATTTTGTCTTTGTGCGACGGCGTGTGTTTTGTATATCTCGACTAGGCATTACCAGCAAACTGTTGGGGAAAGCTCCGCAACTAACTCATAG